From Caldicellulosiruptor hydrothermalis 108, a single genomic window includes:
- the ribH gene encoding 6,7-dimethyl-8-ribityllumazine synthase: MRTFEGSFQGKDLKFAIVISRFNSFITDELLKGCLDGLKRHDVDSENIDVYYVPGAFEIPLVAKKLAKSKKYNAIIVLGAVIRGSTPHFEYVSAEVSKGIANVSLEQEVPVIFGVLTCDTVDQAIERAGTKAGNKGFDAALSALEMANLMKNISF; this comes from the coding sequence TTGAGAACTTTTGAAGGTAGCTTTCAAGGAAAAGATTTGAAATTTGCAATTGTCATTTCAAGGTTTAACTCATTTATCACAGATGAGCTTTTAAAAGGATGCTTAGATGGTCTTAAGCGGCATGATGTGGACAGTGAAAATATCGACGTATATTATGTACCAGGTGCTTTTGAAATACCACTTGTTGCTAAAAAGCTTGCAAAGTCAAAAAAATACAATGCAATAATTGTACTTGGTGCAGTGATTCGCGGCAGCACACCACATTTTGAGTATGTAAGCGCAGAAGTATCAAAAGGCATTGCAAACGTCTCCTTAGAACAAGAAGTTCCAGTCATATTTGGTGTTCTGACATGCGACACAGTTGACCAGGCAATCGAAAGAGCGGGCACGAAAGCAGGAAACAAAGGATTTGACGCAGCTCTGTCTGCCCTGGAGATGGCAAATTTGATGAAAAATATTTCTTTTTAG
- a CDS encoding riboflavin synthase: MFSGIVEEVGRVVSIRKIEDIVKLSIEVKKIDAKIGDSIAVDGVCLTVTNISNRIFDFDLSPETIERTTLKFLKEGMPVNLQPALKMGDRIGGHIVLGHVDCIGTICMQKIQGKSRIIGIKPSEDFKGLVIKKGSVAIDGISLTVVDVFDTYFTISLIPHTIENTTLKYKKVGDWVNIEFDYIAKIVKENLR, encoded by the coding sequence ATGTTTAGCGGTATTGTTGAAGAGGTTGGCAGGGTTGTTTCAATAAGAAAAATTGAGGATATTGTAAAGCTGAGTATAGAAGTGAAAAAGATAGATGCAAAAATTGGTGACAGTATAGCAGTTGATGGTGTGTGCTTGACAGTTACAAATATTTCAAATAGAATTTTTGATTTTGACCTGTCACCTGAAACAATTGAAAGAACAACACTTAAATTTTTAAAAGAGGGGATGCCTGTAAACTTACAACCTGCTTTGAAGATGGGAGACAGAATTGGCGGTCATATTGTTCTTGGCCATGTTGACTGTATTGGCACAATCTGTATGCAAAAAATTCAGGGAAAAAGTAGAATAATTGGGATAAAGCCATCTGAAGATTTCAAAGGCCTTGTTATCAAAAAAGGTTCTGTTGCAATTGACGGTATTTCTCTTACAGTTGTAGATGTCTTTGACACATACTTTACAATATCTTTGATTCCACACACTATTGAAAATACTACCTTGAAGTACAAAAAGGTTGGTGACTGGGTAAACATTGAATTTGACTACATTGCAAAGATTGTGAAAGAAAATTTGAGGTGA
- the radC gene encoding RadC family protein, whose amino-acid sequence MSQNVHEGHRERLKRRFIEQGLDGFEDHQVLELLLFFSIPRKDTNEIAHRLISTFGSISNVFEAHPKELQKVKGVGENSAILISLISQISRRYLVDKNRKTFQLRNVEVAAEYIKSLFVGRKNEVFYVICLDTQLNVIYSVPLFEGTVKEAVVYPRKVVECAIRYNASSVILAHNHPGGSVRPSMDDIKTTQKIVNALSTIGVAVNDHFIVAKDEYYSFAQNGMLPQPQL is encoded by the coding sequence ATGTCTCAAAACGTGCATGAAGGGCACAGAGAAAGGCTCAAAAGAAGATTTATCGAACAAGGGCTTGATGGTTTTGAAGATCATCAGGTGTTGGAGCTTCTTTTATTTTTCAGCATTCCAAGGAAAGACACAAATGAGATTGCACACAGGTTAATTTCAACTTTTGGAAGCATATCAAATGTATTTGAAGCTCACCCAAAAGAACTTCAAAAGGTAAAAGGCGTTGGAGAAAATTCTGCTATTTTGATATCTCTTATTTCTCAAATATCAAGAAGGTATCTTGTTGATAAAAATAGAAAAACCTTTCAGCTGAGGAATGTAGAAGTAGCAGCAGAGTACATAAAGAGTTTGTTTGTTGGCAGGAAAAATGAGGTGTTTTACGTTATTTGCCTTGATACCCAGTTAAATGTGATATATTCTGTGCCACTTTTTGAGGGTACAGTTAAAGAAGCAGTGGTATATCCGCGAAAAGTTGTTGAATGTGCTATTCGCTACAATGCAAGCAGTGTAATTTTGGCTCATAATCATCCAGGTGGGTCGGTAAGACCTTCAATGGATGACATTAAGACAACTCAGAAGATTGTTAATGCTCTTTCTACAATAGGTGTTGCCGTAAATGACCATTTTATAGTGGCCAAAGATGAGTATTACAGCTTTGCGCAAAATGGGATGCTGCCCCAGCCGCAGCTCTAA
- a CDS encoding HD-GYP domain-containing protein, whose product MRFVDIDHLEEGMIVGKDIVDLNGNILLRAGVVLNDFYIERLKEKKFNGIYIEDEISYGIIPSDVIPQQLKLKMMKILHLIAEKELSYDSSIEEIKKVIIDVVEELTRTDAYLNIVELKSIDEYLYSHSVNTTLISLLIGIEMKLNKNELYNLGMSALLHDIGKKFIGQEILNKPGKLTEEEFEKVKMHPIWGYKYAKDMGFSLLVCSGIIDHHEKYNGEGYPNKKKGKQISLYGRIISVADVYDALISTRTYRKAFPPHEAFEYIISQAGIHFDNEVVNGFMHRVFPYPVGTIVQLSNGMVGIVVRNHRSFPLRPDVKVLKIKDDFVDEPYLLELTKNLNITILSSLNDFTNEKSNSIADTKEENKLNCKY is encoded by the coding sequence ATGAGGTTTGTTGACATCGACCATTTAGAAGAAGGAATGATTGTTGGAAAAGATATTGTAGATTTAAATGGAAATATTCTTCTCAGAGCTGGTGTGGTGCTCAATGATTTCTACATAGAAAGATTAAAGGAGAAAAAATTTAATGGTATATATATCGAAGATGAAATCTCCTATGGGATAATTCCTTCAGATGTGATTCCTCAGCAGTTAAAGTTGAAAATGATGAAAATATTACATCTTATTGCTGAAAAGGAATTATCTTACGACTCGAGTATTGAAGAGATTAAAAAGGTTATAATTGATGTAGTGGAAGAATTAACAAGAACTGATGCCTATCTTAATATTGTTGAATTAAAATCAATTGATGAATATTTATACTCTCATTCTGTGAATACTACGTTAATTTCATTATTGATAGGTATCGAAATGAAGTTAAATAAGAACGAGTTATACAATTTAGGAATGTCGGCATTATTACATGATATTGGCAAAAAATTTATAGGTCAAGAAATACTAAATAAACCAGGAAAGTTAACAGAAGAAGAGTTTGAGAAGGTAAAGATGCATCCTATATGGGGTTATAAATATGCAAAGGATATGGGTTTTTCCCTGTTGGTATGTAGTGGGATAATAGACCATCATGAAAAATACAATGGAGAAGGTTATCCTAATAAGAAAAAAGGAAAGCAGATTAGCCTTTATGGCAGAATTATTTCTGTAGCAGATGTGTATGACGCTTTAATATCTACCAGAACTTACAGAAAGGCTTTTCCACCCCATGAGGCTTTTGAATACATAATCTCTCAGGCAGGAATTCATTTTGATAATGAAGTAGTCAATGGATTTATGCATCGAGTTTTCCCTTATCCTGTAGGGACGATTGTGCAACTGAGTAATGGGATGGTTGGAATAGTAGTTAGGAACCATAGAAGTTTTCCTTTGAGGCCAGATGTAAAGGTATTAAAAATAAAAGATGATTTTGTTGATGAACCATATTTATTAGAGTTGACAAAAAACCTGAACATAACCATTTTATCTTCACTTAACGACTTTACAAATGAAAAGTCAAATTCAATTGCTGATACAAAAGAAGAAAATAAATTAAATTGTAAGTATTAA
- the ribB gene encoding 3,4-dihydroxy-2-butanone-4-phosphate synthase, with the protein MYGLKNVIESFKNGEFVIVFDSQNREDEADLILPAQFSTPEKISFVLNHAKGMFCVAIDKEIQERLNLYVPYNTKDSCTFTVTVDHKDTKTGITAKERSKTSKELANPNATASDFKIPGHVNPVVAHEGGVLARKGHTEAAVELCRISKLFPAAVMIEILDEKGDSHNKEYVKSLAKRFSIPVTTIDEIEKYILLSHSTVQKEAEADLPTQYGKFKIFAFKNYFSQKEHAVLINETFNPSQPVNVRIHSSCKTGDVFHSLRCDCHQQLEFFLQFMAENKNCMLIYLDQEGRGIGFANKIKAYALQQQGFDTYEANNLLGFDDDLRDYFDALHILRFFGISKINLATSNPEKVSFLQDCGIEILKRISIPIVINPYNRKYIHSKILKKKHEILIKGEDGFENF; encoded by the coding sequence ATGTACGGCTTGAAAAATGTAATAGAAAGTTTTAAAAATGGAGAATTTGTCATAGTATTTGACAGCCAAAACCGTGAAGATGAGGCAGACTTAATTCTGCCCGCTCAGTTTTCAACACCTGAAAAGATAAGTTTTGTCTTAAATCACGCTAAGGGAATGTTCTGTGTTGCTATAGACAAAGAAATTCAAGAGCGCTTGAATTTATACGTTCCTTATAACACTAAAGACAGTTGCACTTTCACAGTTACAGTTGACCACAAAGACACAAAAACAGGTATAACTGCTAAAGAAAGGAGCAAAACAAGCAAAGAGCTTGCAAATCCAAATGCAACGGCTTCTGACTTTAAAATTCCTGGGCATGTAAACCCTGTTGTTGCTCATGAAGGAGGTGTTCTTGCAAGAAAAGGTCATACAGAGGCTGCTGTAGAACTTTGCAGAATCTCAAAGCTTTTTCCTGCTGCAGTGATGATTGAAATCTTAGACGAAAAAGGAGACAGTCATAACAAAGAGTATGTAAAAAGCTTGGCAAAGAGGTTTTCAATACCTGTTACCACAATTGATGAGATTGAAAAATATATTCTATTAAGCCACTCCACAGTCCAAAAAGAAGCTGAGGCAGACCTTCCCACACAGTATGGAAAGTTTAAAATTTTTGCTTTCAAAAACTATTTTTCTCAAAAAGAACATGCTGTGCTAATAAATGAGACCTTTAATCCAAGCCAGCCGGTAAATGTAAGAATACACTCTTCGTGCAAAACGGGAGATGTTTTTCACAGTTTAAGGTGCGACTGTCATCAGCAGCTTGAATTTTTCTTGCAGTTTATGGCAGAGAACAAAAACTGCATGCTCATTTATCTTGACCAGGAAGGAAGAGGAATTGGATTTGCCAATAAAATAAAGGCATATGCACTTCAACAGCAAGGTTTTGATACCTATGAGGCAAACAATCTACTGGGCTTTGACGATGATTTAAGAGATTACTTCGATGCTCTGCATATTTTAAGGTTCTTTGGTATAAGCAAAATTAATCTTGCAACATCCAATCCTGAAAAGGTTTCTTTTTTGCAGGATTGCGGAATTGAGATTTTAAAGAGAATATCTATTCCGATTGTTATAAATCCATATAATAGGAAATATATACATTCGAAAATATTAAAGAAAAAGCATGAAATCTTAATAAAAGGAGAGGATGGCTTTGAGAACTTTTGA
- a CDS encoding response regulator produces the protein MDGVSCKKILIVEDSRLSAQITAEILGKYGYCAEIVTTGEDAIERLKSRNDIDLILTDIELEGKIDGIETTYLIQQFSDIPILSRIKQEDSIF, from the coding sequence ATGGATGGAGTTAGCTGTAAAAAGATTTTAATTGTAGAGGACAGTAGACTAAGTGCCCAGATTACCGCAGAAATTTTAGGCAAGTACGGTTATTGTGCAGAGATAGTAACTACAGGGGAAGATGCTATTGAGAGACTGAAGAGCCGCAATGATATTGATCTAATTCTTACGGATATTGAACTTGAAGGGAAGATTGACGGGATAGAAACTACTTACTTAATTCAACAGTTTTCGGATATTCCTATTTTATCGAGAATTAAGCAAGAAGACTCCATCTTCTAA
- a CDS encoding HD-GYP domain-containing protein, which produces MDKNVMWAFFSLPNSVMTHSINVAKLCQKFAEPFDLDRRLLFTCGLFHDIGKLYIDERILNKRSCLTKTEFEIMKQHTQYGYDLLKESNVNELVCLSALYHHERLNGTGYWKKKKDELPIVVQIVAVVDVFEATTSYRPYRFPKSKKAALRILKDTELFNKEIVSVLESIV; this is translated from the coding sequence ATGGATAAAAATGTAATGTGGGCATTCTTTTCCCTGCCCAACAGTGTTATGACACATTCAATCAATGTAGCCAAATTGTGTCAAAAATTTGCAGAACCTTTTGACCTCGATAGAAGGCTTCTTTTCACTTGTGGTTTGTTTCACGATATTGGGAAACTTTATATTGATGAGAGAATCCTTAACAAAAGAAGTTGCTTAACCAAAACTGAATTTGAAATTATGAAGCAACATACTCAATATGGATATGATTTATTAAAAGAATCAAATGTTAATGAATTAGTATGTTTATCAGCTTTATATCATCATGAGAGATTAAACGGAACAGGATATTGGAAGAAGAAAAAAGATGAACTACCAATAGTTGTACAAATAGTTGCTGTGGTGGATGTGTTTGAAGCAACTACGAGCTACAGACCTTATCGTTTTCCAAAGAGCAAAAAAGCAGCTTTGAGGATTCTAAAAGATACTGAACTGTTCAATAAAGAGATTGTTAGTGTACTTGAAAGTATAGTATAA
- the ribD gene encoding bifunctional diaminohydroxyphosphoribosylaminopyrimidine deaminase/5-amino-6-(5-phosphoribosylamino)uracil reductase RibD: protein MRSLSHSYYMNMALELAKKASPLVLPNPRVGCVIVKNGTIIGKGYHQKYGEKHAEVLAIEDAIKNGYSLKNATMYVSLEPCCHFGKQPPCTEAIIKSGIKKVVIATRDPNPFVNGKGIQILKQHGIEVVEGVLEKEAESINKDFFKYMKTGIPYIAIKVAHSIDGKIATPSNKRFLFNTEEENVFVHSLRQKYMATLVSVNTVISDNPILNARYGQIVRQPIRVVLDSKLRIPFECNIVKTSDEYSTYIVCSENVNDTQKIDLLSQKGIKIIFAKSSEDGHLELSDVFSKLAQQKIVSVLVEGGSLLNFSLLKQRIADYWYSLIFNVFIGGQHTKGVVGSEGFEDLFPKLVNTKVTTFKNSTIIEGDISYV from the coding sequence TTGAGGTCCCTTTCGCACAGTTATTACATGAACATGGCACTTGAGCTTGCAAAGAAAGCCTCACCTTTGGTGCTGCCTAACCCAAGAGTGGGATGCGTGATTGTAAAAAACGGAACAATAATTGGAAAAGGATATCATCAAAAGTATGGTGAAAAGCATGCAGAAGTTTTGGCAATCGAGGATGCAATAAAAAATGGCTATAGTCTCAAAAACGCAACAATGTATGTCTCTTTAGAGCCCTGCTGTCATTTTGGCAAACAGCCACCTTGTACAGAAGCAATTATAAAAAGTGGGATTAAAAAGGTTGTGATTGCCACAAGAGACCCAAATCCCTTTGTCAATGGCAAGGGTATACAAATTTTAAAACAACATGGAATTGAGGTTGTAGAAGGCGTGTTGGAAAAAGAAGCAGAAAGTATCAACAAAGATTTTTTTAAGTACATGAAGACAGGCATTCCCTATATCGCTATAAAAGTTGCCCACAGTATTGATGGAAAAATTGCAACACCCTCAAATAAGAGATTTCTGTTTAATACTGAAGAAGAAAACGTCTTTGTGCACAGCCTTCGTCAGAAATATATGGCCACTTTGGTGTCTGTAAATACTGTAATTTCAGATAATCCAATTTTAAATGCAAGGTATGGCCAGATTGTAAGGCAGCCCATAAGAGTTGTGCTTGATTCAAAACTTCGAATTCCTTTTGAATGCAATATTGTAAAAACCTCTGATGAGTATTCTACCTACATTGTGTGCAGCGAAAATGTAAATGATACTCAAAAAATAGATCTTCTTTCTCAAAAAGGAATAAAAATAATTTTTGCAAAGTCGTCAGAAGATGGTCATCTTGAACTTTCAGATGTGTTTTCAAAACTTGCACAGCAAAAGATAGTATCAGTCCTTGTTGAGGGAGGAAGTTTATTAAACTTTTCTCTTTTGAAACAAAGAATTGCAGATTACTGGTATTCATTGATATTCAATGTTTTCATTGGTGGGCAGCACACAAAAGGTGTGGTAGGCTCAGAAGGCTTTGAAGACCTTTTCCCAAAGCTTGTAAATACAAAAGTCACAACCTTTAAAAACTCTACCATTATTGAAGGAGATATAAGTTATGTTTAG
- a CDS encoding LacI family DNA-binding transcriptional regulator: protein MPSIEDVAKRAGVSKATVSRVINGTANVSEKKKKAVLEAIKALNYTPNVTAKNLARRKTDTIGIIIQQLSSWFYSEVVGLLNQYITQRGYGAIFCQLIDNIDYFKFLVGRVDGVIVFGYKSIDKQALKLLHANNVPVVLAENNTEFTNVPRINVNNLQGGYIATKYLIEKGCRKIVHISGPLESFESVARYEGYKAALRDFGVEFDQELVIEGDFMFQKAYENTKKLLQNKRIDGIFAANDLMAYASMYALDEMGISVPNDVKVVGFDDVDLVGLQLSKMPRLTTVRQPIDLMAKTACDILFEKIDDPTKKFESEYILDTQLIIRQSA, encoded by the coding sequence TTGCCGTCAATTGAGGATGTTGCAAAAAGAGCTGGTGTTTCAAAGGCAACTGTATCAAGAGTTATAAATGGAACAGCGAATGTATCTGAGAAAAAGAAAAAGGCTGTTTTGGAAGCTATTAAAGCTTTAAATTACACTCCAAATGTAACAGCTAAAAATTTAGCAAGAAGAAAGACAGATACAATAGGAATCATAATCCAACAGCTCAGCAGCTGGTTTTACAGTGAAGTTGTGGGTTTACTCAACCAATATATAACCCAGCGGGGATACGGGGCTATATTTTGTCAGCTGATAGACAATATTGACTACTTCAAATTCTTGGTAGGTAGAGTGGATGGAGTCATAGTTTTTGGATATAAAAGCATTGATAAGCAAGCGTTAAAACTTTTGCATGCTAACAATGTTCCAGTTGTTCTTGCAGAAAACAACACTGAATTTACAAATGTTCCGAGGATAAATGTAAATAACCTGCAAGGTGGCTACATTGCAACAAAGTACCTTATCGAAAAAGGTTGCAGGAAAATCGTACATATATCAGGTCCACTTGAGTCTTTTGAAAGTGTTGCAAGATATGAGGGATACAAGGCAGCATTAAGAGACTTTGGAGTAGAATTTGATCAGGAACTTGTCATCGAGGGAGATTTTATGTTTCAAAAGGCATATGAAAATACGAAAAAGCTTTTACAAAACAAAAGAATAGATGGCATATTTGCAGCAAACGACCTTATGGCATATGCAAGCATGTACGCATTGGATGAGATGGGAATATCTGTTCCAAATGATGTGAAGGTAGTCGGGTTTGACGATGTGGATTTGGTAGGGCTTCAGCTCAGCAAAATGCCAAGACTTACAACAGTTCGCCAGCCAATTGACCTTATGGCAAAGACAGCTTGTGATATTCTTTTTGAAAAAATAGATGACCCGACCAAAAAATTTGAAAGTGAATATATTCTTGACACTCAGCTTATAATAAGACAGTCTGCGTAA
- a CDS encoding LysM peptidoglycan-binding domain-containing protein: protein MKRLLRLWLFVTTAIVLSLVIVSPSFASDIQKEEALFFDANGNPSYITIINKSSVAYLSPYELSRILGGSFAFDPKDYNFLQSKLIVDQNELIFKLDSNVVTFNGKNFYMDGPMQIIQNRICVPYSTFKTYLNLFEYRHYTSGKRMIFKPNGNYIVYSVQSGDSLWILSQTFGTSIETIKSLNSLTSDTLYVGQKLIVKKVSINPVQITGIIKWWTYVKAFPSSSAQNLFYLTQGQTVNIIGKQSEFYKISSAKGTGFVSIWAVDIKQDISDVSKPSSYFYSYIPVDTSGDYVSYTYYKVQSGDTIWSIAVKFGIPDYELMSANNLNENSYIYAGQTLKVPVHTVAVHLNEYGVEMLDWFSQGNYVFPIGSVGKFIDIQTGKYFFAKRTMGASHADVETLSFKDTQIMKEIFGGSWTWERRPFILEVKGRRIAVSVSGMPHAGVDGVPYNQNVANRSGGYGYGPNLDTIVNGMDGHFDVYTFNGLRHKDNQIDPQHQLTVSVAAGLR, encoded by the coding sequence ATGAAAAGATTATTGAGACTTTGGCTGTTTGTTACTACTGCTATAGTCTTATCTTTAGTCATAGTTTCTCCTTCGTTTGCCTCTGATATTCAAAAAGAAGAAGCTCTATTTTTTGATGCAAATGGCAACCCATCTTATATCACCATTATTAACAAAAGTTCAGTAGCATATCTCTCTCCTTATGAACTTTCAAGGATACTGGGTGGAAGTTTTGCTTTCGATCCAAAAGACTATAACTTTCTTCAGTCAAAGCTTATCGTTGACCAAAATGAACTTATATTCAAGCTCGATAGCAATGTGGTGACATTCAATGGAAAAAACTTTTATATGGACGGACCAATGCAAATCATACAAAATAGAATTTGTGTACCTTATTCTACTTTCAAAACTTACTTGAATTTATTTGAATATCGTCATTATACATCAGGAAAACGAATGATATTCAAGCCAAACGGAAACTACATAGTCTACAGTGTTCAAAGCGGTGACTCTCTCTGGATATTGTCTCAAACTTTCGGAACATCTATTGAAACTATTAAAAGCCTCAATAGCCTTACAAGCGACACACTCTATGTTGGACAAAAGCTAATTGTAAAAAAGGTAAGTATTAACCCTGTCCAAATTACTGGAATAATAAAGTGGTGGACATATGTAAAAGCTTTTCCATCTTCGTCAGCACAAAATCTATTTTATCTTACCCAAGGACAAACTGTAAACATCATTGGAAAGCAATCAGAATTCTATAAAATTTCATCAGCAAAAGGAACTGGCTTTGTTTCAATCTGGGCAGTAGATATAAAACAAGATATTTCTGACGTCTCAAAACCAAGTAGCTATTTTTATTCTTATATACCTGTTGATACTTCAGGTGACTATGTAAGCTATACATACTACAAGGTGCAAAGTGGAGATACAATATGGTCGATTGCAGTAAAATTTGGAATACCCGACTATGAACTTATGTCGGCAAATAATTTGAATGAAAACTCATACATCTATGCAGGACAAACCTTAAAAGTGCCTGTTCACACAGTTGCTGTGCATTTAAATGAGTACGGAGTTGAAATGCTCGACTGGTTTTCGCAGGGAAATTATGTATTCCCAATCGGCAGCGTTGGCAAGTTTATTGACATCCAGACAGGAAAATATTTCTTTGCAAAAAGGACAATGGGTGCAAGCCATGCCGATGTAGAAACCTTGAGCTTTAAAGACACTCAAATCATGAAAGAGATATTTGGTGGCAGCTGGACATGGGAAAGACGTCCGTTCATACTTGAAGTAAAAGGAAGAAGAATAGCCGTGTCAGTTTCTGGCATGCCACACGCAGGGGTGGACGGCGTTCCTTACAATCAAAATGTTGCAAACAGAAGCGGTGGATATGGCTACGGTCCAAACCTTGATACAATTGTAAATGGAATGGATGGACATTTTGATGTGTATACATTCAATGGACTTCGCCACAAAGACAATCAAATTGACCCTCAGCATCAGCTGACAGTTTCGGTTGCAGCAGGCTTAAGATAA
- a CDS encoding RNA-guided endonuclease InsQ/TnpB family protein, which translates to MYKTQKNHIRCDKQTYRLLRMLCHFSKNLYNYALYQVRQHYFKTQEYLRYESVYHLVKENENYRLLPSQVAQQTLISVDETFKSFLGLLKAKKEEKTDKKVSIPKYLPKDGMYQIVFPKDQFKMEGKKVRLSLGRGFAKEFGVRYLYFELPQIISDKKLSEVRIIPKFCGRWFEIEYVYEEKEQMNILDPSRYLAIDLGVNNFAAIVDTIGTAFLIEGRFLKSVNRWYNKQRARLQSVYSKQGIKMGSKLAKISLKRQHIIDNFLNQTVNFVIKHCLEKRIGNIVVGQLEDIKQGINLGRVNNQNFVSIPYDKFKRKLEAKCKHYGIRYMEIDESYTSQRCSRCGIVDKSNRKHRGLYVCRRCGHVVNADINGAINIVEKVAGESVKKQITSSGCVNHPVRIRVA; encoded by the coding sequence ATGTACAAAACTCAGAAAAATCATATAAGATGTGATAAACAAACATACAGACTACTGCGAATGCTTTGCCATTTTTCAAAAAACTTGTACAATTATGCTTTGTATCAAGTAAGGCAACACTATTTTAAAACTCAGGAATATCTGCGATATGAAAGTGTATATCATCTTGTGAAAGAAAACGAAAATTACAGACTTTTGCCATCACAGGTTGCTCAGCAAACACTTATTTCTGTAGATGAAACATTTAAATCCTTTTTAGGTCTTTTGAAAGCCAAAAAAGAAGAGAAAACAGATAAAAAAGTTTCAATACCAAAATATCTGCCAAAGGACGGGATGTACCAAATTGTTTTTCCTAAGGATCAGTTCAAAATGGAAGGCAAAAAAGTACGATTGAGTCTTGGTAGGGGTTTTGCGAAAGAGTTTGGTGTAAGATACTTGTATTTTGAACTGCCACAAATTATTTCAGACAAAAAGCTCAGTGAAGTCAGGATAATACCGAAGTTTTGTGGCAGATGGTTTGAGATTGAGTATGTGTATGAGGAAAAAGAACAGATGAACATTCTTGACCCGAGCAGATATTTAGCGATAGATTTAGGAGTAAACAATTTTGCTGCTATTGTTGATACCATTGGGACTGCCTTTTTGATAGAGGGTAGGTTTTTAAAATCAGTCAACCGATGGTACAACAAACAAAGGGCAAGACTTCAAAGTGTATACTCAAAACAGGGAATCAAAATGGGCTCAAAACTTGCAAAGATTTCTCTAAAAAGACAGCATATAATTGACAATTTTTTAAATCAGACTGTGAATTTTGTAATTAAGCACTGTTTAGAAAAGAGGATAGGTAATATAGTGGTAGGGCAGTTAGAAGATATCAAACAGGGGATAAATCTTGGTAGGGTGAATAATCAAAATTTTGTGAGTATACCATATGACAAGTTCAAGAGAAAATTGGAAGCAAAATGCAAGCACTATGGTATAAGGTACATGGAAATAGATGAGAGCTATACATCACAAAGATGCAGCAGATGTGGGATAGTAGATAAGAGCAATAGGAAACACAGGGGATTGTACGTATGCAGAAGATGTGGGCATGTAGTTAATGCAGATATAAATGGGGCAATAAATATAGTTGAGAAAGTAGCTGGTGAGTCTGTGAAGAAGCAGATAACCAGTAGTGGGTGTGTGAACCACCCTGTGAGAATAAGGGTAGCTTGA